One Glycine soja cultivar W05 chromosome 2, ASM419377v2, whole genome shotgun sequence genomic region harbors:
- the LOC114379764 gene encoding matrix metalloproteinase-21-like, translating into MTTFSGLSFELNGDGVLYTISNNYDSHLSSMFSEMLIQPYPTQHEKGFQRCLQEVGAGHHRGFEAHGDNLRQCRHQGDIRLKGAIWSLPSENESLSWEDGVLDLESAAMHQIGHLLGLDHSNKEDSVMYPNVLPWQQRKVELSVSDMENIQRHYTNGISGHSGRWGVLLMNILSLGFAYELL; encoded by the exons ATGACCACATTTTCTGGGTTGTCGTTTGAACTCAATGGAGATGGAGTTTTGTACACCATCTCTAATAATTATGACTCACATTTGTCTTCTATGTTTTCAGAGATGCTTATCCAGCCATATCCAACCCAACATGAAAAAGGTTTTCAGAGATGCCTTCAAGAGGTGGGTGCAGGCCACCACAGGGGTTTTGAGGCTCACGGAGACAACCTACGACAATGCCGACATCAAG GGGACATACGCCTCAAAGGTGCCATATGGTCGCTGCCGAGTGAAAACGAGAGCCTGTCGTGGGAGGACGGAGTTTTGGACTTGGAGAGTGCGGCGATGCATCAGATAGGGCATCTTCTAGGGCTTGACCACTCTAACAAAGAGGACTCTGTTATGTACCCTAACGTATTGCCATGGCAGCAACGAAAGGTGGAGCTCTCGGTTTCTGATATGGAAAACATTCAGCGTCACTACACTAACGGCATCTCTGGCCACAGTGGGCGTTGGGGAGTGCTTTTAATGAATATCTTGTCTCTTGGATTTGCTTACGAGcttctttaa